TTGTTTTTTGAAAGACTTTATAAATTCAAAACCTGATCTTTAGGATATTTTACTCGGTAACTTATTCTGATTTTCTTGGTTTCATTTGGCTTTAGTTTTAACTGCCAGGTCAAAATTCCTGTTTCTGAATTTACTTTTGCGCTGTCACTTTGCAGTAATTCAACCTCAATATCTTTATTGGTTGTCAACGGATATTGATCTTTCAGCAAAAGTTCGACCAATTCTTTTTTGTTATTTCGAACGGTAATGTCGTACGTAAAAGTCTGTTCTTTTTTAGAAGATAAAAACTTAGTTCCGGATTTATCTGCTGCTTTTTCGCGTTTGATAGAAACCTTTTTATCGCGTCCCATACTTAAGTTCAAAGTATCGCTGGTTTGATTTGGTTCAATAAATGTTTTCCCTACATACATACCTTCAAAAATAATATTTGCTTCGCCTTGTAATAAATTGAATTTGCTGTAATCGGCAATTTCGGCAAGAAGGAAAGCATCACTTTCTACCTTTGGAACGGCATAATATTTATACGTTGCCGGAAGTTTAATTTCCTTTAATGAAACACTGTGTATTTTTCCATTAGAAAGAATATCATACGGGATATCAATGTCAAAAGCAATATTAAGCTGGTTTTCTGCAACAGTTGTAAAATCAGAAATTGTAGATTCGGCCATAACTGGCGCCGCAACTTCCATCTCGTTACTACTTTTCTTGCTCTTCATGGTTCCATAAGCACTTTGTAACTGGTTCATTGCGGCTCTTTGGTTATAGCCATAATTAGCATTGTTTCTCAAAAACCAAGAACTTAATATCGGTGCCTGATTGTTTTGGTTTGGATAACCGCTGGACAAAGTCAGTTTTACTTTTTTCCAATCAACTCCCGTGTTTTGAATGACCTGCGCTTTGTATACCATATTGATTGGTTCATTTACGCTTTCGGTCCTTAAATCGTAAAAAGGCGTCCATGATGCACTTTGTGTTAAATACGAAACCTCTAAAGGAACCAAACCTGCGGCACTATTCATAACCTGAACAATTAATTTTCCGGATGAAGTTCGTTCTTCTTTATTTGTATCAACTTCAAGTTTATTATTTAATTTCTGGAGTGTTTCGTTTAGTTTTTTCTGTTTATCGGTTAATGCATTGATATTATTGGCAATTTCGATTTGTTTGCTCTTGTAATAATCCACCATTTTTATCAATTCGGCTACATTCAATCCTGAATTTGCTCCGGAAATCTGCTGATTTTTATCGAGCAATTGCATGGTTTTGTTTTCAGAATTAATGGTATTGGTTACTTTTTGGATTTCTTTCTGTACCAAAACAATACTATCATTCACTCTTTTGATTAAAGGCGATTTTGAATCTGTTTCGTATTCAGAAATATAATTATTCGTAAACTGAACCGAAAGAACCGTCACATTTGCCGGCGCGCCAATCTGAACTGAGCTTTCATTTAAATTAGACGCCACATTTTTTATCACAATTTCGCTTGTACCTGCCGGCATGGTTATACTGGCTGTCTGGGAAATTTCTGCAGCGTTAAAATATACGGTTGCGGCTTTTACTTTTGCAGTTGTAAATATTGGTTTTTGTGCATTTGCAAAAGCGCAGATAAAAAATACGATGAATAGAATTGCTTTTTTATTCATGAGATTGAATTTAAATTATTGGGAAAGATACCGATTATTACTGTTAAAAAAAGAGCGAATCAATAATACATAACCAAAATGATTTTCTTTTTAGATTTATCGATTAGTTTTTCAAGTACACCAAAAAATTTGTCGTTTACCATAGGGCATCCAAGACTGTTGCAGATTGGATAAGGCTGTTCGTCAAACGGAACTTCGGAGTATTTATGAAGGACTATATTTCGGTCAAAAGCATTACTGTTTGTTTTGTCCAGTCCGTATAATTTGTAAGCTTTTCCAAATGTTCCAAAATAAGAACCTCCAACAGCATATCTGCCCAACGAACTGCAATTTGAATTTTTGACATTGCTAAATTTCAGTTTTCCCTGAATTCCTGTTTCGGATCCAGAACCATGCCCGACTAAGCCTTTGTTTAAAAGCTTATTATGTTTTAAATCATAAACAAAAAACCGATTTTTTCCAGAATCCATTTTCATATCTAAAAATAACGCAACATCTGAATTGTATTTTGGAGATTTCCCCAAGAATCTCCTGATTTCAGTGATTTCGCTTTTTAGTTTCTCTTCATAGGAATAAATCGGTTTTGAGGTTTTAGTTTTTATCGTTTTCTCTTTTTTATTTTCGCAGCTTAAGCAGATAAGCGGAATCGCAGTAAACAGCAGAAAGAAGATTTTCTTTTTCATTTAGATTCTTATTTTTCAACAGTATAACCTTTCACTTTTGCAAAAGCCATAATCGAAGAATTGATCGTGTTTCCTAAATCGTCCTGAGTTTTGGTTTTTTTAGCTTCGGTATCAATATATTGCTGACGTTTTTTTGCCAAAACGCTGATTTCTTTCTGAATCGTTTCTCTTTCTTTTTTCTTTTCAGTTACAATTGCCTGAATTTCGGCTGTAGATTTATCTTTAAGTTCTGCAGGTAATTCTTCTTTTTGAATTTTTGCAATTGCATTGGCATCATTTTTTACTTTATCGACCAAGTCCCAGCTTTCGTTTTTGTAAACAGCTTTCGATTTACTCACGGCGCGATCTGTATAATTAGAAGCCGAAACTCTTTTGGCATTTTGATCCTGTACAGCCTGATTTCTTTTCTTTTCCAAACCTTTTGAGCCGTAATTTATGTACGTTTTGTTTATTTTTTCATCGCATTTAGCGATTTCATCGTCATATGGCGTTGCGATATATTGGACAGCTCGGTCAGAATCAATATTGAAATATTTACCTTTTCCACGATCAGCGCCATCTTTCCAGAAAATATTAATTCCTTCAGTTTTGTTGCCGCAGAAAATAGTATTGACATAAATATCATTTTTAAGGGCATCGCTGATGGCTTCTTTGTAATTAATTTTTCCCTGATTGAATCCTTCATTTTCGGCAATGTAAATCAGTTTCATACTATTGTTTTCTGATGACCATTTTAATTCTTTGGTCGCATCCTGAATTACAGCGCCGCAATATTCGCTTCCGCCGTTGGTTCTAAGGGCAAATAATTTCTCTGATATCAAATCGAGATCTTGCGATAA
This portion of the Flavobacterium gelatinilyticum genome encodes:
- a CDS encoding murein L,D-transpeptidase catalytic domain-containing protein codes for the protein MKKKIFFLLFTAIPLICLSCENKKEKTIKTKTSKPIYSYEEKLKSEITEIRRFLGKSPKYNSDVALFLDMKMDSGKNRFFVYDLKHNKLLNKGLVGHGSGSETGIQGKLKFSNVKNSNCSSLGRYAVGGSYFGTFGKAYKLYGLDKTNSNAFDRNIVLHKYSEVPFDEQPYPICNSLGCPMVNDKFFGVLEKLIDKSKKKIILVMYY
- a CDS encoding DUF4139 domain-containing protein, which encodes MNKKAILFIVFFICAFANAQKPIFTTAKVKAATVYFNAAEISQTASITMPAGTSEIVIKNVASNLNESSVQIGAPANVTVLSVQFTNNYISEYETDSKSPLIKRVNDSIVLVQKEIQKVTNTINSENKTMQLLDKNQQISGANSGLNVAELIKMVDYYKSKQIEIANNINALTDKQKKLNETLQKLNNKLEVDTNKEERTSSGKLIVQVMNSAAGLVPLEVSYLTQSASWTPFYDLRTESVNEPINMVYKAQVIQNTGVDWKKVKLTLSSGYPNQNNQAPILSSWFLRNNANYGYNQRAAMNQLQSAYGTMKSKKSSNEMEVAAPVMAESTISDFTTVAENQLNIAFDIDIPYDILSNGKIHSVSLKEIKLPATYKYYAVPKVESDAFLLAEIADYSKFNLLQGEANIIFEGMYVGKTFIEPNQTSDTLNLSMGRDKKVSIKREKAADKSGTKFLSSKKEQTFTYDITVRNNKKELVELLLKDQYPLTTNKDIEVELLQSDSAKVNSETGILTWQLKLKPNETKKIRISYRVKYPKDQVLNL
- a CDS encoding vWA domain-containing protein, whose amino-acid sequence is MKSNLFISALFALTISLASCNSSNAKPQKKVETEKPDSAATTKIQVALLLDTSNSMDGLIDQAKSRLWNIVNTLTTLKYDGKTPDIEISLYEYGNDGLSEKSNYIRQVTALSQDLDLISEKLFALRTNGGSEYCGAVIQDATKELKWSSENNSMKLIYIAENEGFNQGKINYKEAISDALKNDIYVNTIFCGNKTEGINIFWKDGADRGKGKYFNIDSDRAVQYIATPYDDEIAKCDEKINKTYINYGSKGLEKKRNQAVQDQNAKRVSASNYTDRAVSKSKAVYKNESWDLVDKVKNDANAIAKIQKEELPAELKDKSTAEIQAIVTEKKKERETIQKEISVLAKKRQQYIDTEAKKTKTQDDLGNTINSSIMAFAKVKGYTVEK